CGAATTTTTTGGATACTATTAGCACAAATGAAAAAACAATTTGTACCGTAATGTAACTGGTCATTatatgtttgaaaattatttgtatatttgtatatttgaatTCTTATACATGTATGTGCATTTAAAAATGCATGTAGCACAAGCTATTATAGAACATTTTACTTCCAATAAAGAGATACATGCAGTTAAATACGCTTTGACTAACGAAATTTCGtgtaaatttaatacataaaCTTTACTGAAGGCGAtcaattgttatttaatttatatttaattatatatatgtatgtacatgtacaaatatattcagcctataatttttaataaaatatatgaatatagaTAAAGTGTTTCAATGTGATTTTCCCTGCATACTCATATATagcaacttttattttatatattcatttaattGCATAAAACACAACGCgataaaactttttttttataaatcgttTATACAGTTTGACATTGCAAGTATAAATACTTGCATACTTTCAAGCATAAAAGTACAATgtatcgtattatatttaaaaattgtggATAGCATAggaaagatagaaatattgtttcatttaattacACACACCAAAACGACATATATCAGAACCTAAAGTGGAATGCATATACCTGTTGCTATGCAATACAGCATATCATACATATAATACTAATTGAACAATGTGCTGATGTTACATCATCATTTTCAGACTTCAAGGTTGCATTTCTACTGATCCTTTTTCTCTGTTGCCTGTTGAAAACTTGGTGGACTTTCCTAACATATATACAAaggaacatttatttatagtattaatttttgattcccagataatattttaaaattatataataaatgttctaCTTACATAGTATGCAGGAGGTGGAACATAGGCGCACTGGGGTCTGTTTGGATCATAATATGCACTTTGAGCAGCTTCTGCTGCTTTTGCATCTGTAAATgataaaaggaataaaaaactgatataacaaaaacattaaatttttattcggaaatatatttaaatttatgataagccacatacatttgtacatatttgaagtagtaaatttaaattgatctggcatttttgatttttataaaaaatattcggacaaattaattttttaaatatatatttcgtagtttGATCTTTCTAagattttaagaattttatttattttataacagtattgataaattttatcatgTAGATAAAATCATAAAGCAAatcacttttaatattttcacatgGATCTTGAGATAGTTCGTTCAAAAAATTAACAAGTTAacacaatttttcaaacagtAACTTTGGTTGAATGAGTCATTGAATATGCTAAAAATCTATATTCTTCTTAGTgctattttaacgaaaaagaaacaaaattaatgaTTGATATACTGTTTTGATAATTTACACTAacgaataaacaaataaaaaataattaacgagCCATAATAACACTCGCGTATTTTTGAACTATCCCTGACAACTATGTGATAATAACTGAGAATAGTGAAAGTCAACCTTACTGCAGGTCAACCAAACCTGTTGTGCAATAATGttgcataatatttaatacttaaagTTTTTCAAGTGAAATAAAAACTATGGTATTATTGttcgattattttatgaaCGAAATATATACGATTTTTAGAATAgagcaatattttaaattggtgggtttaaataaaaacagcAAGTTATATTTGgctaaattttaataacataatatgtttttgtattataatgATCATCACAAAGCTATATATGATTCAagcaacaaaaatataatactttaatatacaataataattaataaaaaaacaaatatttaaaaataatttgatattcactgttatgtgtatgtattataTCATATGATCCTCATGTCATAAAGAATAGTAGAAGATACAAGTTCATTCATATCCTCCTTCTTTGCActtttaatattctaactaatatttttttatctttcatttattataatttattttaaagactTCCGAAAATTTTGCCATTATTCAGATAAAGTATGATACAAACATGCATACACAAAACATGTAGCCCCATATGTttaataattagtaattagGTGGGTATGGATTGTAAGGATTTTGTTGCGGGTAATAACCAGATTGTGCATAATTATTACCTTGAGAATATGGAGTATATGTTGGAGGATTTTGTGGATAACTGTTATATGCTGGCTGTCCATAGTTTGGATACGCACCTGCTTGGGACATTGGTTGGGCATTATAACTTGGATTAGCCCACCCAGGTGCTCCATTTTGTTGAGGTGGTGTCCAATTAGGTTGTTGACTGGAAGTGCCCCATGCACCCTGTGGCGGTACATTTGCATATCCTTGATAAGGTGTATTTATGCCAGGGTACGGAGGTGGCATATCCGTCATATATACACTGTTtgctatacaatataaatttacatttcctATGTgtgtataaaacattaaaattgtGCTAAATGTAAGAAAACTAATAAGGTTTTTATTACATTGAAAAGATCTTAGAGAAAAATAGATGTTTAACCTGGTGGAGTATGTGAAAATGCATCATTTTGTGGAAGCCACCCATAATAGCCAGTCTGTGTTGCTTGGTAAGCAGGTGGTGGAGCTGCATACCAATTTGATGTTGGTGGTTGGTATGGTGGTGGAGCATCATTTGCAGGTCCATTACGCTGAGCTACAAATAGGTAAAAACAGTTATATACAAAGCATCGTAACGTTCATAGATAGACAATAAGAGAGAATTATTAAAGTTTATACCTGCTAAGATAACTAATTATAACAAACTTACCCATTGCTGCTGCTCTTAACATAGCTTGACCAAATTCTATTGCACCACCACTTTTGAAATGCAACTTGAACTTGCATTCTCCAATCCAATTGCCATTTGGTTGAGCACGGCATTTACCTTTGATGTAATTAGCACCAAATATTGGCTGTTCTATTTCAACATcacatattgttataaaagGAAAACTAAATGATTGCATCCTTTCTTTGAGATCTTTGGCattaaaaatcattcgatGGGTGGTCAGGTATAATCTACCATATTTGGTACCAGCAAATTCCACTTGTTCTGGTCCATGGAATTCCATTGTGACATTgtcacaaaataataatatgctaaataaataaatattttatttgtttatatcgTACTtagtataatatagaaaaaactGAAATGAcgatgatttttattaattctaacaattttactgaaaatatttgatatatcttTGATGTAGTAATCATTATTCAGAGAAACGGTTATTGATAAAAAGGAAGTTACATTCGGAAGGCCACAACGACAACTACGTTGTAAAAACGTCATAAGCAAGAACATGTGAAACAACGATCATATTATCAAAAGTTgctaacatattttataacttaCCATTCTCCAGCGTGTATTAGAACGCCCCCGTTAGCGTGCGCTGTATTTAACGACATacttttttaacgttttttcCAATACTGTTGAAATTTCCAGTAACAATCTTCCTTCATCAGCTGATTCATAAGTGATAAGTATGGCGCAGTGCGCACGCGTACTTAtctcaatataata
This genomic window from Bombus fervidus isolate BK054 chromosome 5, iyBomFerv1, whole genome shotgun sequence contains:
- the Wbp2 gene encoding WW domain binding protein 2 isoform X2 produces the protein MSLNTAHANGGVLIHAGECILLFCDNVTMEFHGPEQVEFAGTKYGRLYLTTHRMIFNAKDLKERMQSFSFPFITICDVEIEQPIFGANYIKGKCRAQPNGNWIGECKFKLHFKSGGAIEFGQAMLRAAAMAQRNGPANDAPPPYQPPTSNWYAAPPPAYQATQTGYYGWLPQNDAFSHTPPANSVYMTDMPPPYPGINTPYQGYANVPPQGAWGTSSQQPNWTPPQQNGAPGWANPSYNAQPMSQADAKAAEAAQSAYYDPNRPQCAYVPPPAYYESPPSFQQATEKKDQ
- the Wbp2 gene encoding WW domain binding protein 2 isoform X3; this translates as MEFHGPEQVEFAGTKYGRLYLTTHRMIFNAKDLKERMQSFSFPFITICDVEIEQPIFGANYIKGKCRAQPNGNWIGECKFKLHFKSGGAIEFGQAMLRAAAMAQRNGPANDAPPPYQPPTSNWYAAPPPAYQATQTGYYGWLPQNDAFSHTPPANSVYMTDMPPPYPGINTPYQGYANVPPQGAWGTSSQQPNWTPPQQNGAPGWANPSYNAQPMSQAGAYPNYGQPAYNSYPQNPPTYTPYSQGNNYAQSGYYPQQNPYNPYPPNY
- the Wbp2 gene encoding WW domain binding protein 2 isoform X1; the encoded protein is MSLNTAHANGGVLIHAGECILLFCDNVTMEFHGPEQVEFAGTKYGRLYLTTHRMIFNAKDLKERMQSFSFPFITICDVEIEQPIFGANYIKGKCRAQPNGNWIGECKFKLHFKSGGAIEFGQAMLRAAAMAQRNGPANDAPPPYQPPTSNWYAAPPPAYQATQTGYYGWLPQNDAFSHTPPANSVYMTDMPPPYPGINTPYQGYANVPPQGAWGTSSQQPNWTPPQQNGAPGWANPSYNAQPMSQAGAYPNYGQPAYNSYPQNPPTYTPYSQGNNYAQSGYYPQQNPYNPYPPNY